In one Candidatus Binatia bacterium genomic region, the following are encoded:
- a CDS encoding 4-hydroxy-3-methylbut-2-enyl diphosphate reductase, which yields MSTAAQKDPEAGKRLLVASPRGFCAGVSYAIEIVDLVLDHYGPPVWVRHEIVHNRHVCDRLRARGAMFVDDLSLVPPGSLLIFSAHGVAPSVRAEAEERRLRVIDATCPLVTKVHLEALRFAREDYHILLIGHRGHVEVEGTLGHAPERMTLVETVADVDALDIPIDEPVAVVTQTTLSVDDTREVVEAIQRRFPQARTPKKDDICYATQNRQTAVKDLAGHCELVIVIGSPSSSNANRLVEVARTRGAEAHLIECAGDIDPSWLDNVTVVGLTAGASTPESLVQETTERLRSLGCNDVEDLETARENVTFTLPRELRAIAAVPGPRTREGS from the coding sequence ATGTCCACGGCCGCGCAAAAAGACCCCGAAGCGGGAAAACGACTGCTGGTCGCGAGCCCGCGCGGATTCTGCGCCGGCGTCTCCTACGCGATCGAGATCGTCGACCTCGTGCTCGACCACTACGGGCCGCCGGTGTGGGTGCGGCACGAGATCGTCCACAACCGTCACGTCTGCGACCGGCTGCGTGCCCGCGGCGCCATGTTCGTCGACGACCTGTCGCTGGTGCCGCCCGGCAGCCTGCTGATTTTCTCGGCCCACGGAGTGGCGCCGTCGGTGCGCGCCGAAGCCGAGGAACGGCGTCTTCGCGTCATCGACGCCACGTGTCCGCTGGTGACGAAAGTCCACCTCGAAGCGCTGCGCTTCGCGCGCGAGGACTACCACATCCTGCTGATCGGCCATCGCGGGCACGTCGAGGTCGAAGGAACGCTCGGTCACGCGCCCGAGCGCATGACGCTCGTCGAAACCGTCGCCGACGTCGACGCACTCGACATTCCGATCGATGAGCCGGTCGCGGTCGTCACACAGACCACGCTGTCGGTAGACGACACCCGGGAAGTCGTCGAAGCGATCCAGCGCCGGTTTCCGCAAGCGCGCACACCGAAGAAGGACGACATCTGCTATGCGACGCAGAACCGCCAGACCGCGGTCAAGGACCTGGCCGGCCACTGCGAGCTGGTCATCGTCATCGGATCGCCGAGCTCGAGCAACGCCAACCGCCTCGTCGAAGTCGCAAGGACGCGCGGCGCCGAAGCGCACCTGATCGAATGCGCCGGCGACATCGATCCGAGTTGGCTCGACAACGTCACGGTCGTCGGGCTGACCGCCGGTGCCTCCACTCCCGAATCGCTCGTCCAGGAGACCACCGAAAGGCTTCGCTCTCTTGGCTGCAACGATGTCGAGGACCTGGAGACCGCGCGCGAGAACGTCACGTTCACGCTGCCCCGCGAGTTGAGGGCGATCGCCGCTGTACCGGGCCCGCGAACTCGCGAAGGATCTTGA
- a CDS encoding NUDIX domain-containing protein: protein MPAAAKAAAEAGAPAARIRAALLAWFDRERRDLPWRRSRSAYRIWISEVMLQQTRVEAVVQPYRRFLAKFPSLVSLARAPAADVVAAWSGLGYYRRARLLHAGARYVVREHSGRLPHSREALERIPGIGRYTASAILSMAWAKREAALDANVVRVVARIGGIADPRSATGRSAVEELGARLVDCDNPGSVNEALMDLGSALCTARIARCQGCPLASCCIARASGSPLAYAAPRQRRPSRVVRVACAVVRRGDRMLFVRRAASETLLAGMWELPTVEIADGEDADAAAALATLIGQRTGIRVAVEGPVATVRHDIVGRKISALVYTASVPSARRTARAGARFLDDAAIAKAAVPALPVKILREFAGPVQRRSPSTRGAA, encoded by the coding sequence ATGCCTGCAGCCGCGAAAGCGGCGGCAGAGGCCGGTGCGCCTGCCGCGCGCATCCGCGCAGCGCTGCTCGCATGGTTCGATCGCGAGCGTCGCGATCTTCCGTGGCGCCGGTCGCGCAGCGCCTACCGGATCTGGATCTCGGAGGTGATGCTCCAGCAGACCCGCGTCGAGGCGGTCGTGCAGCCTTACCGCCGGTTTCTCGCGAAATTCCCGAGCCTCGTCTCGTTGGCGCGTGCACCGGCCGCCGATGTGGTCGCCGCGTGGTCGGGCCTCGGCTACTACCGCCGCGCGCGCCTGCTGCATGCCGGCGCAAGATACGTCGTGCGCGAGCATTCGGGCCGCCTCCCGCACTCGCGCGAGGCGCTCGAGCGTATCCCGGGCATCGGCCGCTACACGGCGAGCGCGATCCTTTCGATGGCCTGGGCAAAGCGCGAGGCCGCGCTGGATGCGAACGTCGTGCGCGTCGTCGCCCGAATCGGCGGAATCGCCGATCCCCGCTCTGCAACCGGCCGCAGCGCCGTCGAAGAGCTCGGCGCCCGACTCGTCGATTGCGACAATCCGGGCAGCGTCAACGAAGCGTTGATGGATCTCGGCTCGGCGCTGTGCACCGCACGGATCGCGCGCTGCCAGGGCTGCCCTCTTGCATCCTGCTGCATCGCTCGCGCAAGCGGCAGCCCGCTTGCGTACGCGGCGCCGCGCCAACGCCGCCCGTCGCGCGTCGTGCGCGTGGCCTGCGCCGTAGTTCGTCGCGGTGACCGCATGCTGTTCGTTCGCCGCGCGGCCAGCGAAACGCTGCTTGCCGGAATGTGGGAGCTGCCGACGGTCGAGATTGCCGATGGCGAGGATGCGGATGCCGCGGCCGCGCTGGCTACGCTCATCGGGCAGCGCACGGGAATCCGTGTTGCCGTCGAAGGACCGGTCGCGACCGTGCGCCACGACATCGTCGGTCGCAAGATCTCGGCGCTCGTCTACACGGCGTCCGTGCCCAGCGCGCGGCGCACGGCGCGTGCCGGTGCCCGTTTTCTCGACGATGCGGCGATCGCGAAGGCGGCGGTCCCGGCGCTGCCGGTCAAGATCCTTCGCGAGTTCGCGGGCCCGGTACAGCGGCGATCGCCCTCAACTCGCGGGGCAGCGTGA
- a CDS encoding TetR family transcriptional regulator — translation MGSVTAAETTVDGRRARAARTRGCIVEATIALLDAGDLKPTAAAIAARAGLSVRSVFQHFADLEDLFLAVSDHQANRVAELYIGVSYDGDLAARIAAFVQYRSRLYETIAPIRRAAMIQEPFSKIVASRMDLARQLHRLDVERAFAPELTAGRERGDEHLCDAIAAAGSFVVWDELRRFAGLSVAAAADVLTRTVSAMVAGPASGH, via the coding sequence ATGGGCTCTGTTACGGCAGCCGAGACCACCGTCGACGGTCGCCGCGCCCGCGCGGCCCGCACTCGAGGCTGCATCGTAGAGGCGACCATCGCGCTTCTGGACGCCGGCGACCTGAAGCCCACCGCTGCGGCCATTGCCGCCCGCGCCGGCCTTTCGGTGCGGTCGGTGTTCCAGCACTTCGCCGACCTGGAGGACCTGTTCCTCGCCGTCTCCGACCATCAGGCCAACCGCGTCGCCGAGCTCTACATCGGCGTCTCTTACGACGGTGACCTTGCGGCGCGCATCGCTGCGTTCGTCCAGTACCGCTCTCGCCTTTACGAGACCATCGCGCCGATCCGGCGCGCCGCGATGATCCAGGAACCGTTCTCCAAGATCGTCGCTTCGCGGATGGATCTCGCGCGACAGTTGCACCGTCTCGACGTAGAACGCGCCTTCGCGCCCGAGCTTACCGCCGGACGCGAGCGCGGCGACGAGCACCTGTGCGACGCCATCGCTGCCGCCGGCTCGTTCGTCGTCTGGGACGAGCTGCGCCGGTTCGCCGGGCTCAGCGTTGCCGCTGCCGCCGACGTCCTCACGCGCACCGTATCGGCGATGGTTGCAGGTCCTGCGTCTGGCCACTGA
- a CDS encoding aldo/keto reductase, whose protein sequence is MKTRRLGRSGLVVSEICMGTMTFGVQADEAESSAILDKAFAAGVNFLDVAEVYPVPPSPAYAGRSEEIVGRWLKGRPRDSVIVATKVAGPSGGWFVAPVRSGNTGLDRHSIRIAIEGSLRRLGTDYIDLYQTHWPDAGLAYDETMEALDRAVHEGKIRAVGCSNETAWGLMKSLAASDAAGLVRHETIQNNFSLMHRRFEDELARVCRAEGISLLPYSPLGGGLLSGKYQGGAWPDGSRFSAYRADARRGARMAARFVNDATRGTYEKMAEIATTHGVAPATFAIAWTLSRDFVGSTIIGATHRDQLDATLAAADVKLPAEALQAVDKLSSDIRYPME, encoded by the coding sequence ATGAAAACCCGCCGTCTCGGCCGCAGCGGCCTCGTCGTCTCCGAAATCTGCATGGGCACGATGACTTTCGGAGTTCAGGCCGACGAGGCCGAAAGCTCGGCCATCCTCGATAAAGCGTTCGCGGCCGGCGTAAATTTCCTTGATGTGGCAGAGGTTTACCCGGTTCCACCGTCGCCTGCCTACGCCGGGCGCAGCGAGGAGATCGTCGGGCGCTGGCTCAAAGGGCGGCCGCGCGACTCGGTGATCGTCGCGACCAAGGTCGCTGGGCCGAGCGGAGGGTGGTTCGTGGCGCCGGTGCGCTCGGGCAACACGGGCCTGGACCGCCACTCCATCCGTATCGCCATCGAGGGCAGCCTGCGCCGCCTCGGGACCGACTACATCGACCTCTACCAGACCCACTGGCCGGACGCCGGCCTGGCCTACGACGAGACGATGGAGGCGCTCGACCGCGCAGTGCACGAGGGCAAGATCCGCGCGGTCGGCTGCAGCAACGAGACCGCGTGGGGATTGATGAAAAGCCTCGCCGCCAGCGATGCGGCGGGCCTGGTGCGCCACGAGACGATCCAGAACAATTTCAGCCTGATGCACCGCCGTTTCGAGGACGAGCTGGCGCGCGTCTGCCGCGCCGAAGGAATCAGCCTGCTGCCGTACAGCCCTCTCGGCGGCGGCCTGCTGTCAGGCAAATACCAGGGCGGCGCATGGCCCGACGGCTCGCGATTTTCGGCCTACCGGGCAGATGCCCGCAGGGGCGCCCGAATGGCGGCCCGCTTCGTCAACGACGCCACCCGGGGCACCTACGAAAAAATGGCGGAAATCGCCACGACGCACGGCGTGGCGCCGGCCACTTTCGCGATCGCGTGGACGCTCAGCCGTGACTTCGTCGGCTCGACGATCATCGGGGCCACCCACCGGGACCAGCTCGACGCCACCCTGGCGGCGGCCGACGTCAAGCTGCCTGCCGAGGCGCTGCAGGCCGTCGACAAGCTTTCCAGTGACATCCGCTATCCGATGGAGTAG
- a CDS encoding D-alanyl-D-alanine carboxypeptidase family protein: MLAVALVMGGSGVASATATAQASRYAAIVVDADTGDVLYERNADLPRHPASLTKIMTLYLTFEAMAAKKLSAGDLLPVSALAAGQDPSRLDLPAGSKLKVEDAIRAITTKSANDAACVLAEALGKGSEQHFIDAMNAKAKALGLAHTTFKNPSGLPDDGHIMSARDLATLCRALIHDFPTYYSYFSTDSFDFKGTRYPNQNRFLHTYYGADGIKTGFVNASGHNLAASAVRGGKRLIAIVLGGDTQAWTREHATRLLDVAYAKIDPSLVMVAGNAPDDADEGASEGTAVAAAPAAAGGAPTAAAATTAVATSESFSTPAGAVTLASAQALALPNGTANLLAYASPTPGPVGSRPEAPDHPQAAGYGAASAAPSSAPSASSPPHSPGRPNSGATAELASATTHAELPLVTSQAPATEEVTEGTIERELMTGTAAPNAPVETRLSRAEHTAGRVPGESSPAAARTNEAPSRQQAAPSPSSPDRAKAAAASAPVSAAGADTIVPASDGSRGWSVQVGLFRDATIARRRGEEARSLMPAQIRGADLVIGRAVDGVHVTSRISRLTEQDARLACSELERGRVPCIVIPPGHPLVVATN; this comes from the coding sequence ATGCTGGCCGTGGCGCTGGTCATGGGCGGCAGCGGTGTCGCCTCGGCCACTGCCACTGCCCAGGCGTCCCGCTACGCCGCAATCGTCGTCGATGCCGACACCGGCGACGTCCTGTACGAGCGTAACGCCGACCTGCCTCGCCATCCGGCGTCGCTCACGAAAATCATGACGCTGTACCTCACGTTCGAGGCGATGGCGGCAAAGAAACTGAGCGCCGGTGATCTTCTTCCCGTGTCGGCTCTTGCGGCCGGCCAGGATCCTTCGCGCCTCGACCTTCCCGCCGGATCGAAGCTCAAGGTCGAGGATGCAATCCGGGCGATCACGACCAAGTCGGCCAACGATGCCGCGTGCGTGCTGGCCGAAGCTCTCGGCAAGGGAAGCGAACAACACTTCATCGACGCGATGAACGCCAAGGCGAAGGCGCTCGGCCTGGCCCATACCACCTTCAAAAACCCGTCAGGGCTTCCCGACGACGGTCACATCATGAGCGCGCGCGACCTGGCGACGCTGTGCCGCGCACTGATCCACGACTTCCCGACCTACTACAGCTACTTCTCGACCGACTCCTTCGACTTCAAGGGAACGCGCTACCCGAACCAGAACCGCTTCCTGCACACGTACTACGGAGCCGACGGCATCAAGACCGGCTTCGTCAACGCGTCGGGACACAATCTTGCCGCATCCGCCGTGCGCGGCGGCAAGCGCCTGATCGCAATCGTGCTCGGCGGCGACACCCAGGCCTGGACGCGGGAGCACGCAACGCGCCTGCTCGACGTCGCGTATGCGAAGATCGACCCTAGCCTGGTGATGGTCGCAGGCAATGCGCCGGACGATGCGGACGAAGGAGCGTCGGAAGGTACTGCCGTCGCAGCCGCACCGGCCGCGGCAGGCGGGGCGCCGACAGCCGCCGCTGCGACGACTGCCGTCGCAACCTCGGAGTCGTTTTCCACTCCTGCCGGCGCGGTGACACTCGCATCGGCGCAGGCCCTGGCGCTGCCGAACGGCACTGCCAACCTGCTCGCCTACGCCAGCCCGACACCCGGACCGGTGGGCAGCAGGCCCGAAGCTCCCGATCATCCTCAAGCTGCCGGCTACGGCGCAGCTTCGGCAGCACCCTCCAGTGCGCCCTCGGCATCTTCACCGCCGCACTCCCCCGGACGTCCGAATTCCGGTGCCACCGCAGAACTGGCGTCGGCAACTACCCACGCGGAGCTTCCCCTGGTCACTTCGCAGGCGCCTGCCACCGAAGAGGTTACCGAGGGCACGATCGAACGGGAGCTGATGACGGGAACTGCGGCGCCGAACGCGCCAGTGGAAACCAGGCTCTCGCGAGCCGAGCATACAGCAGGGCGCGTACCTGGAGAGTCGTCGCCTGCGGCGGCACGCACGAACGAGGCCCCGTCGAGGCAGCAAGCCGCGCCCTCGCCGAGCTCACCCGATCGCGCCAAGGCGGCCGCCGCATCGGCTCCTGTTTCTGCGGCTGGGGCGGACACGATCGTCCCGGCCTCCGACGGCAGCAGGGGCTGGTCGGTGCAGGTCGGACTGTTCCGCGATGCGACCATCGCGCGTCGCCGGGGCGAGGAAGCGCGCAGCCTGATGCCGGCGCAGATTCGCGGAGCGGATCTGGTCATCGGCCGGGCCGTCGACGGAGTTCACGTCACGTCCCGGATCAGCCGCCTGACCGAGCAGGACGCCCGCCTGGCCTGCAGCGAGCTGGAGCGAGGGCGCGTGCCGTGCATCGTCATTCCGCCGGGTCACCCGCTGGTCGTCGCGACAAACTGA